One Chloroflexota bacterium DNA segment encodes these proteins:
- the tatA gene encoding twin-arginine translocase TatA/TatE family subunit: MFLKGIGAPELILILVIVIIVFGVGRLGEVGGAIGGAIREFRKATSGDEQAKKDEAEKKDSAKKDDAVKS; the protein is encoded by the coding sequence ATGTTTCTCAAAGGCATTGGAGCGCCGGAACTGATCTTGATCCTGGTGATCGTCATCATCGTCTTCGGCGTGGGCCGCCTGGGTGAAGTGGGCGGCGCGATCGGCGGCGCCATCCGCGAGTTCCGCAAGGCGACATCCGGCGACGAGCAGGCCAAGAAGGACGAGGCGGAGAAAAAAGATAGCGCGAAGAAGGACGACGCGGTCAAGAGTTAG
- the tatA gene encoding twin-arginine translocase TatA/TatE family subunit, which produces MPQLGAPELILVLVIVIVVFGVGRLGEIGGAVGKAIREFRNATGDENAAAAPKQNPGDEKEKPA; this is translated from the coding sequence ATGCCCCAACTGGGCGCTCCCGAGTTGATCCTGGTTCTTGTGATCGTTATCGTGGTATTCGGCGTGGGTCGACTGGGCGAAATCGGCGGTGCGGTGGGCAAGGCCATCCGCGAGTTTCGCAACGCCACCGGCGACGAGAACGCGGCCGCCGCGCCCAAGCAGAACCCGGGCGACGAGAAAGAGAAACCAGCCTGA